A stretch of DNA from Cellulomonas fengjieae:
CCACCGGATGCATGCGCGAGAGCCCGACGGCGCGGGCACGGTGTCCAACGTTACCCGGCACCTGCGGGGGCGTCAAAGCGATGTTGCGCACACCCCGCCGGCGGCCAGCGGATTCGTCGCCGCGGGCACTCCCCCGGACGGGCCGAAGGGCCCACCGGCGAACCGGTGGGCCCTTCGGCGTGGGTCGACTAGCGGTAGTCGCCGAAGTCGATGTCCTCGAGCGGGATCGCCTCGCCGGAGCCGAGGCCCAGGGCGGGGAAGTCGATCTCGTCGTAGCCGAAGGTCGGGTACAGCTCGGCCTTGGCCTCCTCGGTGGGCTCGACCGCGATGTTGCCGTAGCGGGGCAGACCCGTTCCGGCCGGGATGAGCTTTCCGAGGATGACGTTCTCCTTGAGGCCGAGCAGCGGGTCGGACCGACCCGACATCGCGGCCTCGGTGAGCACCCGGGTGGTCTCCTGGAAGGAGGCCGCCGACAGCCACGAGTCCGTCGCGAGCGACGCCTTCGTGATGCCCATGAGCTCCGGGCGACCCGACGCCGGCTGACCGCCCTCGGACACCGCAGCGCGGTTCGCGTCCTCGAAGCGCCCGCGCTCGGCGAGCTCGCCGGGCAGCAGGTCGGTCGTGCCGGAGTCGAGGACCGTCACGCGCCGCAGCATCTGCCGCACGATGACCTCGATGTGCTTGTCGTGGATGTCCACACCCTGGGAGGAGTAGACGACCTGCACCTCGTCGACCAGGTGCTTCTGCGTGGCACGCGGGCCGAGGATGCGCAGGACCTTCTTGGGGTCGACCGCACCCACGACGAGCTGCGTACCCACGGAGACGTGGTCGCCGTCCGAGACCAGCAGGCGCGAACGCTTGGTGATCGGGTAGGCGATCTCCTCCGAGCCGTCGTCGGGCGTCAGGACGAGACGACGCGAACGGTCGCCCTCCTCCACCGCGATGCGACCGGAGAACTCCGCGATGGGCGCCTCACCCTTGGGGGTGCGGGCCTCGAAGAGCTCCTGGACACGGGGCAGACCCTGCGTGATGTCGTCGGCCGACGCCACACCACCGGTGTGGAAGGTACGCATCGTGAGCTGCGTGCCGGGCTCACCGATCGACTGGGCCGCGATGATGCCGACGGCCTCGCCGATGTCGACGAGCTTGCCGGTGGCCAGCGAACGGCCGTAGCAGCGCGCGCACGTGCCGACGCGGGACTCGCAGGTGAGGACCGAGCGGATCTTCATCTCGGTCACGCCCGCCTCGAGGAGGCGGTCCAGCAGCACGTCGCCGACGTCGTCACCGGCGTGGCCGATGACCTCGCCGTCGATCTCGACGTCCGTCGCCAGCGTGCGCGAGTAGACGCTCGTCTCGACCTTGTCGTGACGACGCAGCGTGCCGTCCGTCCCGGGGACCCCGATCGGCATGGTCAGACCACGCTCGGTGCCGCAGTCGTCCTCGCGGACGATGACGTCCTGCGAGACGTCCACCAGACGACGGGTCAGGTAGCCCGAGTCGGCGGTCCGCAGAGCGGTGTCCGCCAGACCCTTGCGGGCACCGTGCGTCGCGATGAAGTACTCGAGGACCGACAGCCCCTCGCGGTAGTTCGACTTGATCGGGCGAGGGATGATCTCGCCCTTCGGGTTGGCGACGAGGCCACGCATACCGGCGATCTGGCGCACCTGCATCCAGTTACCGCGCGCACCCGAGCCGACCATCTTGTAGACGGTGTTCTGGCGCGGGAAGTTCTCCTGCATCGCCTTGGCGACCTTGTCGGTGGCCTGCGTCCAGATCTCGATGAGCTCCTGACGGCGCTCGTCGTCGGTGATCAGGCCCTTCTCGTACTGGCCCTGCACCTTCGCCGCGCGGCCCTCGTGCTCCTCGAGGATGGCCGCCTTGGCCGACGGAGTCGCGACGTCCGAGATGGAGATCGTGACGCCCGAACGGGTGGCCCAGCGGAAGCCGGCCTCCTTGAGCGCGTCCAGCGAGGCAGCGACCTCGACCTTGGGGTACCGCTCGGCCAGGTCGTTGACGATGACCGAGAGGCGCTTCTTGTCGACGACGCCGTTCTCGTACGGGTAGTCCACCGGGAGCAGCTCGTTGAACAGCGCGCGGCCCAGGGTGGTCTCGAACACGATGGGCTCACCCTCGGTCCAGCCCTCGGGTGCGTCCTCCTCGGTCAGGACCAGGTCGTCGAAGCGGATCTTGACGACGGCGTTCAGGTCCAGGGAACCCTGGTCGAACGCCATGATCGCCTCGGAGACCGTGCTGAACGAACGGCCGGCCCCGAGCGCCTCGTCCTTGTCGTTCGTCAGGTGGTACAGACCGATGATCATGTCCTGCGAGGGCATGGTCACCGGACGACCGTCCGACGGCTTGAGGATGTTGTTGCTCGAGAGCATGAGGATGCGGGCCTCGGCCTGCGCCTCGGCGCTCAGGGGCAGGTGGACGGCCATCTGGTCACCGTCGAAGTCCGCGTTGAACGCGGCGCAGACGAGCGGGTGCAGGTGGATCGCCTTGCCCTCGACCAGCTGGGGCTCGAACGCCTGGATACCCAGACGGTGCAGCGTGGGCGCACGGTTGAGCAGCACGGGGTGCTCGGTGATGACCTCTTCGAGGACGTCCCACACGACCGGACGGGCACGCTCGACCATGCGCTTGGCCGACTTGATGTTCTGCGCGTGGTTGAGGTCCACGAGACGCTTCATCACGAACGGCTTGAACAGCTCGAGCGCCATCTGCTTCGGCAGGCCGCACTGGTGCAGCTTGAGCTGCGGGCCGACGACGATGACCGAACGGCCCGAGTAGTCGACGCGCTTGCCGAGCAGGTTCTGACGGAACCGACCCTGCTTGCCCTTGAGCATGTCCGAGATGGACTTGAGCGGGCGGTTGCCCGGACCGGTCACCGGACGGCCACGGCGGCCGTTGTCGAACAGCGAGTCGACGGCCTCCTGCAGCATCCGCTTCTCGTTGTTGACGATGATCTCCGGCGCGCCCAGGTCGAGCAGCCGCTTGAGGCGGTTGTTCCGGTTGATCACGCGGCGGTACAGGTCGTTCAGGTCCGAGGTGGCGAACCGGCCACCGTCGAGCTGGACCATCGGACGCAGGTCCGGCGGGATGACCGGGACGGCGTCGAGCACCATGCCGGTGGGCGAGTTGGTCGTCGTGAGGAACGCGTTGACGACCTTGAGCCGCTTCAGGGCACGCGTCTTGCGCTGGCCCTTGCCGGTCTTGATGATCTCGCGCAGCGCGTCGGACTCGGCCTCGAGGTCGAACGCCTCGAGACGCTTCTGGATCGCCGCGGCGCCCATCGAGCCCTCGAAGTAGTTGCCGTACCGGTCCTGGAGCTGGCGGTAGAGCATCTCGTCGCCCTCGAGGTCTGCGACCTTGAGGTTCTTGAACCGGTCCCAGACCTGGTCCAGGCGGTCGAGCTCGGCGTCGGCGCGCTTGCGGATCTGCGCCATCTCGCGCTCGGCCGAGTCGCGCACCTTGCGGCGGGCGTCGGCCTTGGCACCCTCGGCCTCGAGCTCGGCCAGGTCGGCCTCGAGCTTGGACGCGCGGGTGTTGATGTCGTTGTCGCGGCGGTCCGAGATCTCCTTCTTCTCCAGGTCGATCCCGTTCTGGAGGTTGGGGAGGTCCTCGTGCCGGCCGTCGACGTCGACCCAGGTGATCATGTACGCCGCGAAGTAGATGACCTTCTCGAGGTCCTTCGGGGCGAGGTCGAGCAGGTAGCCGAGACGCGAGGGCACACCCTTGAAGAACCAGATGTGCGTCACGGGCGCGGCGAGCTCGATGTGGCCCATGCGCTCACGACGGACCTTCGAGCGGGTCACCTCGACGCCGCAGCGCTCGCAGATGATGCCCTTGAAGCGCACGCGCTTGTACTTGCCGCAGTAGCACTCCCAGTCCCGGGTGGGACCGAAGATCTTCTCGCAGAACAGGCCATCCTTCTCCGGCTTCAGGGTCCGGTAGTTGATGGTCTCGGGCTTCTTCACCTCGCCGTGCGACCAGGTACGGATGTCGTCGGCCGAGGCAAGGCCGATACGCAGCTCGTCGAAGACGTTGACGTCGAGCAAGGGGGGTCCTACTTCCTTCGCTTGCTGGTGTTGCACACCAGCGGAACGGAAATGTTGCTAAGGGGTGCGGGCACCCGGTCCGGCATCACGAATGTGCAGCCGGACCGGGGCTCGACGTCAGATCTCTTCGACGCTGCTGGCGTTCGGGCGCCGGGACAGGTCGATGCCGAGCTCTTCCGCGGCGCGGTAGACCTCGTCGTCGTTCTCCTTCATGTCGATGGAGACGCCGTCCGAGGAGAGCACCTCCACGTTCAGGCAGAGCGACTGCATCTCCTTGAGGAGGACCTTGAAGGACTCCGGGATGCCCGAGTCGGGGATGTTCTCCCCCTTGACGATCGCCTCGTACACCTTGACGCGGCCGGGGACGTCGTCCGACTTGATGGTGAGGAGCTCCTGCAGCGTGTAGGCGGCGCCGTACGCCTCCAGGGCCCAGACCTCCATCTCGCCGAACCGCTGGCCACCGAACTGCGCCTTACCACCCAGCGGCTGCTGCGTGATCATCGAGTACGGACCCGTGGAGCGTGCGTGGATCTTGTCGTCGACGAGGTGGTGCAGCTTCAGGATGTACATGTAGCCGACCGCGACCGGCTCGGGGAACGGCTCACCGGAGCGCCCGTCGAACAGGAACGCCTTGCCGTCGCCACCCACGGTGCGCACGCCGTCACGGTTCGGCAGCGTGGCCGAGAGCAGACCGGTGAGGGTCGTCTCCGGCACACCGTCGAACACGGGCGTCGCGACCGGGTTGCCGGCCGGCGACGACGCCGCGATGGCCGGGACGTCGTCGCGCCACGACACGTCACCCTCGGCGAGCTGGATGTCCCAGCCCTGCTTGGCCACCCAGCCGAGGTGCGTCTCGAGGACCTGGCCGACGTTCATGCGGCCGGGGACACCGAGCGGGTTGAGGACGACGTCGACCGCGGTCCCGTCGGCGAGGAACGGCATGTCCTCGACCGGCAGGATCTTGGAGATGACGCCCTTGTTGCCGTGACGACCGGCGAGCTTGTCGCCGTCCGTGATCTTGCGGCGCTGCGCGATGTAGACCCGGACCAGCTCGTTGACACCGGCCGGCAGCTCGTCGCCGTCGTCGCGGTTGAACGTGCGGACCTCGATCACCGTGCCGGACTCGCCGTGCGGGACCTTGAGCGACGTGTCGCGGACCTCGCGCGCCTTCTCACCGAAGATCGCGCGGAGCAGGCGCTCCTCCGGGGTCAGCTCGGTCTCGCCCTTGGGCGTGACCTTGCCGACCAGGATGTCGCCGGCGCCGACCTCGGCGCCGATGCGGATGATCCCGCGCTCGTCCAGGTCCGCGAGGACCTCCTCGGAGACGTTCGGGATGTCCCGCGTGATCTCCTCCGGGCCGAGCTTGGTGTCGCGCGCGTCGACCTCGTGCTCCTCGATGTGGATCGAGGAGAGCACGTCGTCCTGCACGAGGCGCTGCGACAGGATGATCGCGTCCTCGTAGTTGTGGCCCTCCCAGGACATGAACGCGACCAGGAGGTTGCGGCCGAGCGCGAGCTCGCCCTCGTCCGTGGCCGGCCCGTCGGCGAGCACCGAGTTGACCTCGACGCGGGCGCCGGTGTCGACCAGCACGCGCTGGTTGTAGGAGGTGCCCTGGTTGGAGCGACGGAACTTGGCGACGCGGTAGGTCGACGTGGTGGCGTCGTCGTTGGCGACGACGATCATGTCGGCCGACACCTCGGTGACGACACCCGGCTTCGTCGCGACGATGACGTCGCCCGCGTCGATGGCCGCACGACGCTCCATGCCGGTACCCACGAGCGGGGCCTCGGAACGGACCAGCGGGACGGCCTGGCGCTGCATGTTGGCACCCATGAGGGCGCGGTTGGCGTCGTCGTGCTCGAGGAACGGGATCAGGGCCGTGGCCACCGACACCATCTGGCGCGGGGAGACGTCCATGTAGTCGACGGCCTCGCCGGCGACGTACTCGATCTCACCACCCTTGACGCGGACCAGGACGCGGTCCTCCTCGAAGGCACCGTTCGCCTTGAGCGGGGCGTTCGCCTGCGCGATGACGTGGCGGTCCTCGTCGTCGGCGGTCAGGTAGTGGACCTCGTCCGAGACCTTGCCCTTGATGACCTTGCGGTACGGCGTCTCGACGAAGCCGAACGGGTTGATCCGCCCGTACGTGGCGAGCGAGCCGATGAGGCCGATGTTCGGGCCCTCAGGGGTCTCGATCGGGCACATGCGGCCGTAGTGCGACGGGTGGACGTCACGGACCTCCATGCCGGCGCGGTCGCGGGACAGACCACCCGGGCCCAGCGCGGACAGGCGACGCTTGTGCGTCAGGCCCGCGAGGGGGTTGTTCTGGTCCATGAACTGCGACAGCTGCGACGTGCCGAAGAACTCCTTGATCGACGCCACCACGGGGCGGATGTTGATCAGGGTCTGCGGCGTGATCGCCTCGACGTCCTGCGTCGTCATGCGCTCGCGCACGACGCGCTCCATCCGCGACAGGCCCGTGCGGACCTGGTTCTGGATGAGCTCGCCGACCGCGCGGATGCGACGGTTGCCGAAGTGGTCGATGTCGTCGGGCTCGACGCGGATCTCGACGGCCTCACCGGCACGCGTGCCCGGCAGGGTCGGGAGGTCGATGTGCAGCGACGCGAGGTACTTGATGGTGGCGACGACGTCGTCACGCGAGAGCACCGAGTCGGCCAGCGGGACGTCGAGACCGAGCTTCTTGTTCAGCTTGTAGCGGCCGACCTTCGCGAGGTCGTAGCGCTTCGGGTTGAAGTAGAAGTTCTCGATCAGCGCGCGACCGGCCTCCACCGTGGGCGGCTCGCCCGGGCGGATCTTGCGGTAGAGGTCGAGCAGCGCCTCGTCCTGGGTCTGGACGTGGTCCTTGTCCAGGGTGTCGATGACGGCCGGGTAGTTGGCGAACTCCTCGCGGATCTCGGCGTCGGTCATGCCGAGCGCCTTGAGCAGCACGGTGGCGTTCTGCTTGCGCTTGCGGTCGACGCGCACGCCGACGTTGTCGCGCTTGTCGATCTCGAACTCGAGCCACGCGCCGCGGCTCGGGATGACCTTGGCGGTCAGCACGTCCTTGTCGGACGTCTTGTCGGCCGTGCGCTCGAAGTAGACCCCGGGGGAACGGACGAGCTGCGAGACGACGACGCGCTCGGTGCCGTTGATGATGAACGTGCCGCGCTCGGTCATGAGCGGGAAGTCGCCCATGAACACCGTCTGGCTCTTGATCTCACCGGTGGTGTAGTTGACGAACTCCGCCGTGACGAACAGCGGGGCGGCGAAGGTGAAGTCCTTCTCCTTGCACTCCTCGGCCGTGTACTTCGGCGGCTCGAAGCGGTGCTCGCGGAACGACAGCGACATGGATCCGCCGAAGTCCTCGATGGGCGAGATCTCCTCGAAGATCTCCTCGAGACCAGCGGTCTCGGGTACGTCCTGCCGACCGGACTCGAGGGCCTTGGCCACCCGGGCCTGCCACTTCTCGTTGCCGAGCAGCCAGTCGAAGCTCTCCGTCTGCAGACCGAGCAGGTCCGGGACCTCGAGCGGCTCGTGGATCTTGGCGAAGGAGATGCGGCGAGAGGCGGTGCGGTTCGCGATGGCGTCGGCGGTCGGAGCAGAAGGGGTGCGCGAGGCAGCCAAAAGAGGGGTCCTTCCCAGCGGATCGAGTGCACGCTGCACAGGTCCTGGCTAAGCGCGATCCCCCGGCCGGCGAGCCCCACGACGTCGTGCATTGACGACGAAGGCGGGCTCGGGTTATACGGGATCGCGGGCACAGGCCAGCGCAAAGCGATAGCATACTCGGCCGCGGCGGCAAAGTCCACCCGCCATCGACACCCCCTGGCGCCACCCCGACGTGCAGGTGACGGACCCTGAAGGCGTCCGGTACGAGCGGGCGGCTCCGCCCGCACGGCGACGACGTTGTCGCCGCGCACATGGTGGCACACGTGGCGGACGCGCGAAAGCCCGCGGCCGTCCGGACCCCCGTCCGGCCCTACGCGCGGCAGGGCACGGCGGATACAGCCGGGCGCCTGCTCGGACGCCGGGACGCGACGGAGCCCGCGTCCCTCAGCGGGACGCGGGCTCCGTCGAATCGTGCAGCTACCTCCGTGCGGTCGGCGGACCGGCCGGCACGGAGGCCGCGATCACTTGAGGGTGACCGTGGCGCCGGCGGCCTCGAGGGTCGCCTTGGCCTTCTCGGCGGCCTCCTTGGTGACACCCTCCAGGACAGCCTTGGGGGCGGCGTCGACGACGTCCTTGGCCTCCTTCAGGCCGAGGGACGTCAGGACGCGCACCTCCTTGATGACCTGGATCTTCTTCTCGCCGGCGGCCTCGAGAACGACGTCGAACGAGTCCTTCTCCTCCTCGACCTCGGCCTCGGCAGCGCCACCGGCGCCGGCGGGGGCCGCAACGGCGACGGGAGCGGCAGCGGTGACCTCGAAGGTCTCCTCGAACGCCTTCACGAACTCGGAGAGCTCGATGAGGGAGAGCTCCTTGAACGCGTCGATGAGCTCGGTGGTGGTGAGCTTCGCCATGGTGGCGGTTCCTTCCGTTCGATGCCCGCGGGGCCGGTTCGGCCCGTGCGGACGGGGGCTTGTGAGCGCCTGTGCCGGATGGCTCAGGCAGCGACCTCGGCCGACTCCTCGTGCTTGAGGCGCAGAGCGTCGATGGTGCGAACGGCCTGTGCGGCAGGCGCCGTGAACAGGTACGCCGCCTGGTACAGCGACGCCTTGAACACGCCGGCAGCCTTGGCCAGCAGCACCTCGCGGGACTCGAGGTCCGCGAGCTTGGTGACGTCCGCAGCGGTCAGGGCGCGTCCGTCGAGGACACCGCCCTTGATGACCAGTGCGGGGTTCGCCTTGGCGAAGTCACGCAGTCCCTTGGCGGCCTCGACCGGGTCACCGGAGACGAAGGCGATCGCCGACGGGCCCGTGAGCGCGTCGTCGAGGCCTTCGAGGCCGGCATCCTTGGCCGCGATCGCGGTCAGCGTGTTCTTCACCACGGCATAGGTTGCGTTGCCGCTGAGCGCCTTGCGCAGCTTCTTGAGCTGAGCAACGGTGAGCCCGCGGTACTCGGTCAGCACGGCTGCGTTCGAGTCACGGAACAGGTCCGTGAGCTCTGCGACAGCGGCTGCCTTGTCCGGCCTCGCCATGGCAATCCTTCCGATGGTGGTGCCACCGGTCGTCACGCCCCACAAACGAAAGAGCCCCGCGCAGGCGCGGGGCTCGTCAGGCGGATCGGCACAGGCCGAACCATCCGGGAACTCTCACCTGCGCTGGCCTCCGCTGCTGCGGGACTTCGGGCGATCGGGCGTGAGCACTGCGTGCGCACGACACGGTCGACGACCGGCGGTCTTTGGGTCCTCCCAAGGTACGGCACCGGGCGGCGCCGACCAAATCGGCTCCTCAGGCCGCCCCGTGGGCGCTGAACGTGCACCAGTTGACGAAGCCCTCGGGGCTGTCGCGGTCGATCCGGCCGCGGGCCTCGTGCAGCGCCCGCGCGAGGGTCAGGCCGCGCCGGACCCCTCGGTGCAGCTCGAGCATGAGGTCGACCGCCGCGACGTCGGGCACGGCCGCGATGCTGGCGACGGCGCCCGCGGTCCCCTGGGCCAGCATGGCGCTCACGAAACCGAGCACCTCGTCCCCCGCGTACGCCACGTCGGCCCCCGCGTGGCACGACGCGAGCACCAGCCGGTGGGGCGCGACGCCCGCGCCGTGCAGCTCCTGGACGGTCACCGGCCCGTCCGCCAGGCGGAGCGAGGAGAACATCGGGTTGTCCGCACGGGGTGAGCCGTGGCAGGCGAGGTGGGCGAGGTCCGCGTCCGCCAGGGCGGTGAGCACGTCCTGCGCGCGCGCGTGCTCGCCGGACAGGACCCGGGCACCGGCGTGGACCGCGCGGAGCGCCTCGACCTCCTCGCGCGCCCCGGCGAGGTCCGGCCCGGCGACCAGGACGGTGCCGCCCTCAC
This window harbors:
- the rpoB gene encoding DNA-directed RNA polymerase subunit beta, which encodes MAASRTPSAPTADAIANRTASRRISFAKIHEPLEVPDLLGLQTESFDWLLGNEKWQARVAKALESGRQDVPETAGLEEIFEEISPIEDFGGSMSLSFREHRFEPPKYTAEECKEKDFTFAAPLFVTAEFVNYTTGEIKSQTVFMGDFPLMTERGTFIINGTERVVVSQLVRSPGVYFERTADKTSDKDVLTAKVIPSRGAWLEFEIDKRDNVGVRVDRKRKQNATVLLKALGMTDAEIREEFANYPAVIDTLDKDHVQTQDEALLDLYRKIRPGEPPTVEAGRALIENFYFNPKRYDLAKVGRYKLNKKLGLDVPLADSVLSRDDVVATIKYLASLHIDLPTLPGTRAGEAVEIRVEPDDIDHFGNRRIRAVGELIQNQVRTGLSRMERVVRERMTTQDVEAITPQTLINIRPVVASIKEFFGTSQLSQFMDQNNPLAGLTHKRRLSALGPGGLSRDRAGMEVRDVHPSHYGRMCPIETPEGPNIGLIGSLATYGRINPFGFVETPYRKVIKGKVSDEVHYLTADDEDRHVIAQANAPLKANGAFEEDRVLVRVKGGEIEYVAGEAVDYMDVSPRQMVSVATALIPFLEHDDANRALMGANMQRQAVPLVRSEAPLVGTGMERRAAIDAGDVIVATKPGVVTEVSADMIVVANDDATTSTYRVAKFRRSNQGTSYNQRVLVDTGARVEVNSVLADGPATDEGELALGRNLLVAFMSWEGHNYEDAIILSQRLVQDDVLSSIHIEEHEVDARDTKLGPEEITRDIPNVSEEVLADLDERGIIRIGAEVGAGDILVGKVTPKGETELTPEERLLRAIFGEKAREVRDTSLKVPHGESGTVIEVRTFNRDDGDELPAGVNELVRVYIAQRRKITDGDKLAGRHGNKGVISKILPVEDMPFLADGTAVDVVLNPLGVPGRMNVGQVLETHLGWVAKQGWDIQLAEGDVSWRDDVPAIAASSPAGNPVATPVFDGVPETTLTGLLSATLPNRDGVRTVGGDGKAFLFDGRSGEPFPEPVAVGYMYILKLHHLVDDKIHARSTGPYSMITQQPLGGKAQFGGQRFGEMEVWALEAYGAAYTLQELLTIKSDDVPGRVKVYEAIVKGENIPDSGIPESFKVLLKEMQSLCLNVEVLSSDGVSIDMKENDDEVYRAAEELGIDLSRRPNASSVEEI
- a CDS encoding DNA-directed RNA polymerase subunit beta', which gives rise to MLDVNVFDELRIGLASADDIRTWSHGEVKKPETINYRTLKPEKDGLFCEKIFGPTRDWECYCGKYKRVRFKGIICERCGVEVTRSKVRRERMGHIELAAPVTHIWFFKGVPSRLGYLLDLAPKDLEKVIYFAAYMITWVDVDGRHEDLPNLQNGIDLEKKEISDRRDNDINTRASKLEADLAELEAEGAKADARRKVRDSAEREMAQIRKRADAELDRLDQVWDRFKNLKVADLEGDEMLYRQLQDRYGNYFEGSMGAAAIQKRLEAFDLEAESDALREIIKTGKGQRKTRALKRLKVVNAFLTTTNSPTGMVLDAVPVIPPDLRPMVQLDGGRFATSDLNDLYRRVINRNNRLKRLLDLGAPEIIVNNEKRMLQEAVDSLFDNGRRGRPVTGPGNRPLKSISDMLKGKQGRFRQNLLGKRVDYSGRSVIVVGPQLKLHQCGLPKQMALELFKPFVMKRLVDLNHAQNIKSAKRMVERARPVVWDVLEEVITEHPVLLNRAPTLHRLGIQAFEPQLVEGKAIHLHPLVCAAFNADFDGDQMAVHLPLSAEAQAEARILMLSSNNILKPSDGRPVTMPSQDMIIGLYHLTNDKDEALGAGRSFSTVSEAIMAFDQGSLDLNAVVKIRFDDLVLTEEDAPEGWTEGEPIVFETTLGRALFNELLPVDYPYENGVVDKKRLSVIVNDLAERYPKVEVAASLDALKEAGFRWATRSGVTISISDVATPSAKAAILEEHEGRAAKVQGQYEKGLITDDERRQELIEIWTQATDKVAKAMQENFPRQNTVYKMVGSGARGNWMQVRQIAGMRGLVANPKGEIIPRPIKSNYREGLSVLEYFIATHGARKGLADTALRTADSGYLTRRLVDVSQDVIVREDDCGTERGLTMPIGVPGTDGTLRRHDKVETSVYSRTLATDVEIDGEVIGHAGDDVGDVLLDRLLEAGVTEMKIRSVLTCESRVGTCARCYGRSLATGKLVDIGEAVGIIAAQSIGEPGTQLTMRTFHTGGVASADDITQGLPRVQELFEARTPKGEAPIAEFSGRIAVEEGDRSRRLVLTPDDGSEEIAYPITKRSRLLVSDGDHVSVGTQLVVGAVDPKKVLRILGPRATQKHLVDEVQVVYSSQGVDIHDKHIEVIVRQMLRRVTVLDSGTTDLLPGELAERGRFEDANRAAVSEGGQPASGRPELMGITKASLATDSWLSAASFQETTRVLTEAAMSGRSDPLLGLKENVILGKLIPAGTGLPRYGNIAVEPTEEAKAELYPTFGYDEIDFPALGLGSGEAIPLEDIDFGDYR
- the rplL gene encoding 50S ribosomal protein L7/L12, with the translated sequence MAKLTTTELIDAFKELSLIELSEFVKAFEETFEVTAAAPVAVAAPAGAGGAAEAEVEEEKDSFDVVLEAAGEKKIQVIKEVRVLTSLGLKEAKDVVDAAPKAVLEGVTKEAAEKAKATLEAAGATVTLK
- the rplJ gene encoding 50S ribosomal protein L10; this translates as MARPDKAAAVAELTDLFRDSNAAVLTEYRGLTVAQLKKLRKALSGNATYAVVKNTLTAIAAKDAGLEGLDDALTGPSAIAFVSGDPVEAAKGLRDFAKANPALVIKGGVLDGRALTAADVTKLADLESREVLLAKAAGVFKASLYQAAYLFTAPAAQAVRTIDALRLKHEESAEVAA